From a single Longimicrobiaceae bacterium genomic region:
- the era gene encoding GTPase Era: MRRPIGCVYIRRMGEEAMGGAVEADTRAGYVALVGQPNAGKSTLLNAFTGEKLSIVTPRAQTTRERVMGIYTAPGSQIVFVDTPGLLEPRYLLQRSMLESALAALADADLVLLLLDATRAAEARPTGEPLDALRRRVKDLFVAVNKVDAAPAEAVEELSRWAAETFGKTAFAISAAEGRGVEALRAALTSALPRSPFLYPEDEIAVQPVRFFVSEMIRETIFEEYREEVPYSTAVRIEEFREATVPVFIRAVVFVERESQKAILVGKRGAGIKRLGQRSREKIEAFLGERIYLDLRVKAIPGWRKKRSALKHLGYPLPQEGA; encoded by the coding sequence TTGCGCCGGCCGATCGGGTGCGTCTACATTCGACGTATGGGAGAGGAGGCGATGGGCGGCGCCGTAGAGGCGGATACGCGTGCGGGGTACGTCGCGCTGGTCGGGCAGCCGAACGCGGGCAAGTCGACGCTGCTCAACGCCTTTACGGGTGAGAAATTGAGCATCGTGACGCCGCGGGCGCAGACCACGCGCGAGCGGGTCATGGGGATCTACACGGCGCCGGGGTCGCAGATCGTCTTCGTCGACACGCCCGGACTGCTCGAGCCGCGCTACCTTCTCCAGCGGAGCATGCTGGAATCGGCGCTCGCAGCGCTGGCGGATGCGGATCTGGTGCTCTTGCTGCTGGACGCGACCCGCGCGGCCGAGGCCCGGCCGACGGGGGAGCCGCTGGACGCGTTGCGGCGGCGAGTGAAGGATCTGTTCGTTGCGGTGAACAAAGTGGATGCCGCCCCGGCGGAGGCCGTGGAGGAACTGTCTCGGTGGGCGGCCGAGACGTTCGGCAAGACGGCCTTCGCGATCTCGGCGGCGGAAGGCCGGGGCGTGGAAGCGTTGAGGGCGGCGTTGACCTCGGCGCTGCCGCGATCCCCGTTTCTGTATCCGGAAGACGAGATCGCGGTCCAACCGGTGCGCTTCTTCGTCTCCGAGATGATCCGGGAGACGATCTTCGAGGAGTACCGGGAGGAGGTGCCGTACAGCACGGCGGTGCGGATCGAGGAGTTCCGGGAAGCGACGGTGCCGGTGTTCATCCGGGCGGTCGTGTTCGTGGAGCGAGAGAGTCAGAAGGCGATCCTGGTGGGGAAGCGCGGCGCCGGGATCAAGCGCCTTGGGCAGCGCTCGCGGGAGAAGATCGAAGCATTCCTCGGCGAGCGGATCTACCTGGACCTTCGGGTCAAGGCGATCCCGGGGTGGCGCAAGAAGCGTTCGGCGTTGAAGCACCTCGGCTACCCGCTTCCGCAGGAGGGGGCCTAG
- a CDS encoding Trm112 family protein, producing the protein MLDSELLEILVCPKCKGELEYRPEENELVCHACRLRYEVRDDIPIMLLDEAKPL; encoded by the coding sequence ATGCTGGATTCGGAGCTGCTGGAAATCCTGGTGTGCCCGAAGTGCAAGGGAGAGCTCGAGTATCGACCGGAGGAGAACGAGCTCGTGTGCCATGCGTGCCGGCTTCGCTACGAGGTCCGGGACGACATCCCGATTATGCTTCTGGATGAGGCGAAGCCTCTGTAA